A genomic window from Lycium barbarum isolate Lr01 chromosome 4, ASM1917538v2, whole genome shotgun sequence includes:
- the LOC132637269 gene encoding uncharacterized protein LOC132637269, producing the protein MKRYFSMVSSKFPQPSSSSQNVPRVEENLNQLEENHHSAKKQKQGVDLDSLPAYPNKRIPILDYHPDERDEIRRAYIQRGPHQPRLPRFPQTDFYGYKRRFNRKWYKKYHDWLEYSVVEDAAYCLCCYLFKDESIHQGGGKAFSSIGFKSWHKKKRLDAHVGELNSDHNQAKKKCEDLMRQEQSIQVEFVKPDNKDKLEHKIRLKASIEVVRLLLNQGLAFREHREDKSSLNKGNFLEILSWYAKRCDKISDIVLKKAPKNNQLTSHKIQKDIITACKLETIKAIMEDLNGDYFSLLVDESCDVSRKEQMAIVLRYVDRWGSVVERFIGIVHVRNTSALCLKEAIVNYLAQHSLSLSNIRGQCYDGASNMQGRLSGLKILIQQESRSAHAIHCFAHQLQLTLVGVSKKCLPVGELVLLVSNVLNVVGGSFKRVDELRESQAEKVQEALDMGEVETGKGLNQKLGLSRAADTRWGSHYKSFKNFISMFGSITIVVDSECVEDSCKATGYLRVCQTFEIAFILHLMRDILAITNELNESLQKKEQDIANAMLLVKVAKKRLQDLREEGWDPLIENVSAFCVKYDILIPNFDEFYINFRISRRKVAEHTFSHHYHVDIFFKIIDWQLQELNDRFNEERTDLLIGVACLNPVDSFSSFDINKILRMSELYPDDFGEDIMVTLKNQLETYIVDVRDVDERFSNLKGLGDLYKELVKAKKHLNYPFVFRLVKFALLLPVTTATVERAFSAMKLIKSELRNRMDDDFMNGCMVPYVEKYIFKTVSDESIMNRFQKMKTRRVQFYLFGSGEPANNSQATCNQEKASTNDRAPKPAASTTMEASYLMDKQGRKNLLLISFTRIHVEHASSMWCSIVARESGTMCE; encoded by the exons ATGAAGAGATATTTCTCTATGGTATCGTCCAAGTTTCCACAACCAAGTTCATCCTCTCAAAATGTTCCTCGTGTGGAAGAAAACTTGAACCAGTTAGAAGAAAATCATCATTCTGCTAAAAAACAAAAGCAAGGAGTAGATTTGGATTCTCTACCAGCATATCCAAATAAAAGAATACCCATTTTGGACTATCATCCAGATGAACGTGATGAGATTAGACGAGCATATATCCAAAGGGGTCCTCATCAACCTCGACTTCCTAGGTTTCCTCAAACAGATTTTTACGGATATAAACGTCGTTTTAATCGTAAATGGTATAAAAAATATCATGATTGGTTGGAGTATAGTGTGGTAGAAGATGCTGCTTATTGTTTGTGTTGTTATTTATTTAAAGATGAAAGCATTCATCAAGGTGGAGGCAAAGCATTTTCAAGTATAGGGTTCAAGAGTTGGCACAAAAAGAAAAGATTAGATGCGCACGTTGGTGAGTTGAACAGTGATCACAACCAAGCAAAGAAGAAGTGTGAAGATCTAATGCGACAAGAACAGTCAATTCAAGTTGAGTTTGTAAAGCCGGATAATAAAGATAAGCTTGAGCACAAAATTCGTTTAAAGGCTTCAATTGAGGTGGTGAGACTCCTCTTGAATCAAGGATTGGCATTTCGTGAACATCGTGAAGATAAATCATCATTAAACAAGGGTAACTTTCTTGAAATTCTTTCATGGTATGCGAAGCGATGTGATAAAATTAGTGATATTGTGTTGAAGAAAGCTCCAAAAAACAATCAGTTGACTTCTCATAAAATTCAAAAAGATATTATCACCGCATGTAAGTTGGAAACAATTAAAGCTATTATGGAGGACCTAAATGGTGACTATTTCTCATTGCTAGTTGACGAATCTTGTGATGTGTCACGTAAGGAGCAAATGGCAATTGTTTTGCGATATGTTGATAGATGGGGATCTGTGGTGGAACGCTTTATTGGGATTGTTCATGTTCGTAATACTAGTGCTCTATGTTTAAAAGAAGCAATTGTTAACTACCTTGCTCAACATTCTTTGAGTTTATCTAATATACGTGGACAATGCTATGATGGAGCAAGCAATATGCAAGGGCGTCTAAGTGGCCTTAAAATTTTGATTCAACAGGAAAGTAGATCAGCTCATGCGATTCATTGTTTTGCTCATCAACTTCAATTGACTCTTGTCGGGGTATCTAAAAAATGTCTTCCAGTTGGAGAACTTGTATTGTTGGTTTCTAATGTCTTAAATGTAGTGGGAGGTTCTTTTAAACGCGTGGATGAACTTCGAGAATCTCAAGCAGAAAAAGTTCAAGAGGCACTAGATATGGGCGAGGTTGAAACTGGTAAGGGCTTGAATCAAAAGCTTGGTCTTTCTAGAGCTGCTGATACTCGTTGGGGTTCACACTACAAATCATTTAAGAACTTCATTAGTATGTTTGGCTCTATTACTATTGTTGTTGATTCCGAATGTGTTGAAGATAGTTGTAAGGCAACAGGATATCTTAGagtttgtcaaacatttgaaatTGCATTCATATTGCACTTAATGAGAGATATTTTGGCGATTACAAATGAGCTTAATGAATCCTTACAAAAGAAGGAACAAGATATTGCAAATGCCATGTTACTTGTTAAAGTGGCGAAGAAACGATTGCAAGATCTGAGAGAGGAAGGATGGGATCCACTTATCGAGAATGTGTCCGCATTTTGTGTCAAGTATGATATCTTGATACCTAATTTTGATGAGTTCTACATTAATTTTAGAATATCTCGACGTAAAGTTGCGGAGCATACTTTCTCACATCACTATCATGTCGATATATTTTTTAAGATTATTGATTGGCAACTTCAAGAACTCAATGATCGTTTTAATGAGGAGAGAACGGATTTGCTTATTGGAGTTGCTTGCTTGAATCCAGTTGACTCATTTTCTAGTTTTGACATCAATAAAATATTGAGAATGTCTGAATTATATCCTGATGATTTTGGTGAAGATATAATGGTTACTCTTAAAAATCAGCTTGAGACTTATATCGTTGATGTCCGTGATGTTGATGAAAGGTTCTCCAACTTGAAAGGTCTTGGTGATCTTTATAAAGAGCTAGTTAAGGCAAAGAAACATTTAAATTATCCCTTTGTGTTTCGCCTTGTAAAATTTGCATTGCTCCTACCGGTCACCACCGCTACAGTTGAAAGAGCTTTTTCGGCGATGAAGTTGATAAAGAGTGAATTGCGAAATCGAATGGATGACGACTTCATGAACGGTTGTATGGTGCCTTAtgtagaaaaatatatatttaagaCTGTTTCTGATGAGAGTATTATGAATAGGTTTCAAAAAATGAAAACTCGTAGAGTACAATT CTATCTGTTTGGAAGTGGAGAGCCTGCTAATAATTCTCAGGCTACTTGCAACCAGGAAAAGGCTTCAACTAATGATCGTGCCCCAAAGCCAGCTGCTTCAACTACAATGGAGGCATCCTATTTGATGGACAAACAAGGAAGGAAGAATCTGCTGCTCATAAGCTTTACTAGAATA catgttgaacatgctagcagcatgtggtgcagcatcgTTGCCAGAGAAAGTGGCACCATGTGCGAGTAG